ATTTCTTTAATAGCCTTAGCGAAAGTTTGCGGCTTTGTGGGAATATCTTCAAGTTTCAGCAGATACCCTTCCCTTAGATGGTAGTAAACCGCCTTGGCTGTATTTTCTCCAAAAATATTTTTCATGCTTTCGTCCAAAGCGGATAGCAATGTTCTGTAAAATCTGTCTCTTCTAGCTGCCAAACTCTC
The window above is part of the Candidatus Bathyarchaeota archaeon genome. Proteins encoded here:
- a CDS encoding DUF3227 domain-containing protein is translated as MAARRDRFYRTLLSALDESMKNIFGENTAKAVYYHLREGYLLKLEDIPTKPQTFAKAIKEIFGETGAEVIETLLVKDLCTKFRIKGQRKDIDRLVDCMHELKITCIEK